In one Oryza glaberrima chromosome 2, OglaRS2, whole genome shotgun sequence genomic region, the following are encoded:
- the LOC127761095 gene encoding thylakoid lumenal protein TL20.3, chloroplastic: MALPTTSPLAAAAARPCAFPTPWRCRSPPLRRLPRVSCQANRGGSRDGNSSSTSPAAAAASPPPRWRAAVSAALAAAIVSAAPAYADLNKFEAEQRGEFGIGSAAQFGSADLKKAVHVNENFRRANFTAADMRESNFSGSTFNGAYLEKAVAYRANFTGADLSDTLMDRMVLNEANLTNAVLVRSVLTRSDLGGAIIEGADFSDAVIDLTQKQALCKYANGTNPLTGVSTRKSLGCGNSRRNAYGSPSSPLLSAPPPKLLDRDGFCDEATGMCDAK, from the exons ATGGCTctccccaccacctcccccctcgccgcggccgcagcGAGGCCCTGCGCGTTCCCGACGCCGTGGAGATGTCGCTCGCCCCCtcttcgccgcctcccgcgcgtcTCCTGCCAGGCGAACCGAGGGGGTTCTCGGGACGGCAATTCGTCgagcacctcgccggcggcggcggcggcgtcgccgccgccgaggtggcGTGCCGCGGTGTCCgcggcgctcgcggcggcgaTTGTGTCCGCGGCGCCGGCCTACGCGGATCTTAACAAGTTCGAGGCGGAGCAGCGTGGGGAGTTCGGCATTGGCTCCGCTGCGCAGTTTGGGTCTGCCGACCTCAA GAAGGCCGTCCATGTTAATGAGAACTTCAG GCGGGCAAACTTCACTGCTGCTGATATGAGGGAGTCAAATTTCAGTGGTTCCACATTCAATGGTGCCTATCTTGAAAAGGCTGTTGCTTATAGAGCAAATTTTACTG GTGCAGATTTGAGTGATACCTTGATGGATCGCATG GTGCTCAATGAAGCTAACCTTACAAATGCTGTGCTTGTACGGTCAGTCCTTACGCGTAGCGATCTTGGTGGAGCAATCATTGAAGGTGCAGACTTCAGTGATGCTGTTATTGACCTGACACAGAAACAG GCTTtgtgcaaatatgcaaatggaACAAACCCTTTAACAGGGGTCAGCACACGGAAAAGCCTTGGATGCGGCAACAGTCGCCGAAATGCATATGGGagcccttcctcccctcttttgaGTGCTCCACCACCCAAACTTCTGGACCGTGATGGTTTCTGCGATGAAGCAACTGGTATGTGTGACgcaaaataa
- the LOC127763461 gene encoding NAC domain-containing protein 7, with protein MDTFSHVPPGFRFHPTDEELVDYYLRKKVASKKIDLDVIKDVDLYKIEPWDLQEKCKIGMEEQNDWYFFSHKDKKYPTGTRTNRATGAGFWKATGRDKPIYARSCLVGMRKTLVFYKGRAPNGQKSDWIMHEYRLETNENGTTPEEGWVVCRVFKKRVATVRRMADGSPCWFDDHGAVGAFMPDLSSPRQLLPHHHHHHPGSSAALYHGHHHQQLQQMYGHCKPELEYHHLLPQEAFLQHLPQLESPKPPPPPPAAAAYIGGHLGSSSSTALTTHDDEASGSAAQQQPPSLEAVYMAGAGVGIGVDASVTDWRLLDKFVASQLLSKESMSSYGSHPAQVFQAADGGKHEEALDYASTSAGSGGGEADLWK; from the exons ATGGACACTTTCTCCCATGTGCCACCTGGTTTCCGCTTTCACCCTACTGACGAGGAGCTCGTCGATTACTACCTGAGGAAGAAGGTGGCATCGAAGAAAATCGACCTCGACGTTATAAAAGACGTCGACCTGTACAAAATCGAGCCCTGGGATCTCCAAG AGAAGTGCAAGATTGGCATGGAAGAACAGAATGACTGGTACTTCTTCAGCCACAAAGACAAAAAGTACCCGACGGGCACCCGCACCAACCGGGCCACGGGCGCCGGCTTCTGGAAGGCGACGGGGAGGGACAAGCCCATCTACGCCCGCAGCTGCCTCGTCGGGATGAGGAAGACACTCGTCTTCTACAAGGGCCGTGCCCCCAATGGCCAGAAGTCGGACTGGATCATGCACGAGTACCGCCTCGAGACCAACGAAAACGGCACCACACct GAGGAAGGATGGGTGGTCTGCCGGGTGTTCAAGAAGCGGGTGGCGACGGTGCGGAGAATGGCCGACGGATCACCGTGCTGGTTCGATGACCACGGCGCCGTCGGTGCGTTCATGCCGGACCTCAGCTCGCCGAGGCAGCTActgccgcaccaccaccaccaccacccgggctcgtcggcggcgctgtaccacggccaccaccaccagcagctgcagcagatgTACGGTCACTGCAAGCCGGAGCTGGAGTACCACCACCTCCTGCCGCAGGAGGCCTTCCTGCAGCATCTTCCTCAGCTGGAGAgccccaagccgccgccgccgcctcctgcggcggcggcctacATTGGCGGCCACCTCggatcgtcgtcgtccaccgccCTTACTACTCACGACGACGAAGCCTCCGGCTCCGccgcgcagcagcagccgccgtcgTTGGAGGCTGTTTacatggccggcgccggcgtcggcatcggcgtCGACGCGTCGGTGACGGACTGGAGGCTACTGGACAAGTTCGTCGCGTCTCAGCTGCTCAGCAAGGAGTCCATGTCCAGCTACGGATCCCATCCGGCTCAGGTGTTTCAGGCTGCAGACGGTGGCAAGCATGAAGAGGCTTTGGACTACGCTTCGACGTcggccggctccggcggcggcgaggctgatCTGTGGAAATAG